In Silene latifolia isolate original U9 population chromosome 6, ASM4854445v1, whole genome shotgun sequence, the genomic window ATTATAAACTACAAAACTCCTTATTAATatccactaattacccatattacatatactaatcactaattaattacccaacacaaaatccccaaaagttagggtttaaactaattaaacaagggtagatcttaacttacaaatGTTGAGGGAGGAAGGAAAGAGGATGAACAATCCATGAAAGTAAGCTTGAATCCCATATAagagtgtttgtgagggttttagagagaagggagagcatATGGGgtgagaaggaagaagatagaatgaatgaggataaggggataagatttccttatcccgtgtcctgattcagcgccactcgatcgagtgtcactcactcgatcgagtgtcgagtccactcggtcgagtgaacctcactcggtcgagtgcgacacagttctcagcaatgaccagttttcgtaaaacagtcatatctcactcgtttcttggtcattttgggcgtgtgacctaccgttgcagtcgtaagagaacaagctatcaccgccaattagaatcacatcaataccatgtctagatctcaagttatgacagttttaagacgacccttctctaggcggacattataacaactccactaagtctagtataggttatactcggtccactttatAGTTATACCTCACTCCCGAGTCACCTCTAGTCTAGTCTAAGGTCCCCTCACGCATCTCAAGGTTCCTTTCCGGATCCCACAATATCCGGGTATTACAGAGTAAGAGAGAGTGGCGAGGAGGTGGTAGGAACGAGTAGGACACGGCTGTCGAGGGGAAGGGGAATTGAGAAAGAGGGGTGAAAGCCAGCGCGTCATGGTTACGTTAAGATTAATGTGGATGAGGGGGTGAATTAGGGGGAGGGGGTTAGTACGGGTATTGTGTGTCGGTATTCGAGAGGTATGGTGTTGTGGGGCGTTTCGATTGGAAGAGAACAACACTGGGAAGTTCATGTCGTAGAGGCTATTGCGGTTTTGGATGGATTGGAGGAAGCGGTGAGTCGCGGAATTCAAAATGTCGAAGTGGAAAGTGACTGCCTGTAAGTTATTGAAGCTATCAAAGAAAGGAAGACGGGAAGAAGCATGTTCTCGCTGCTGATTGAGGACATTATCGCTTGTAGTTCTAAGTTTCAGCCAGTCATTTGGCTACATGTTTCTCGTACTAATAATTGTGTAGCTCATACTTTAGCACATTGTGTTCCACGTGTTTCTGGTAGAGTTGTATGGGGTGATGGTTTACCATTGTCTGCAaacattgttgtatgttttgatcGGTTATTATTAGAGTAATGCCTTCGGGCAGTTGTAttcagaaaaaagaaaaaaaaatcctcAAATTAATGGTAGTTGTTATTTTGTTTAAgctttttatttttcaaaattcatttatTAATGTCTAGTGTCTTGTATGATGTATTCATTGTAATTTAATGTTAGATGATTTTATATGCTCCTAATATTTAATTGGATTATCGCCTACAAAAGTCATTGTATTTAAATACCCATGTCACCTAAAAAAAATCATTGTAAATACACTTGTTGGATTTCACCTATAACTCTATATACAAATCTTTTAGAGATACTGTCTCTTATTAATATTAGTGAAATAACTTTTTTATAAAGATTAGTTatctttttttatttaatttttatctttttcttttcagttaattttttgtttatttattaATTGTTTCTCATTAATATAGTAAAAGACCGTTGCTCAAAAGAGACTTACGCCTTGTTCTTTTGAACGTAATTTCAACTTATTTCAGTTTAGTCAGCTCTATTCTGTTCAGTTCCGTTCAGTTCAACTTCAttcaattcagtttagttcaactTTTCTCTTTACAAATTAACTCTtttttcagttcaattcagctcctattcaattcaattcagcttAATTTAGTTTTACTGACTccagttcaattcaattcaattcaattcaattcagttcagttccgACAATtacagtccaaaagaacaagtcTTAATGAACCCACGAAACTATAAGAGTATAACACCTTATATATTCCGTATCAAGAAttatatatttcgaaaataaaaaaGTTGATATGGTCATGACAAAATCAAGTTGGATAAAAAAGTCATAGGCGTTTCAACCGAAGCAAAGAATCCGAAGGCCACGCCGAGTTGAAAAATAAGAGCAAATGGCGTGTATGGGTCCCACAATTAAACAAAGAGACAACAGCAAGATGGACGCCACAAACCTTACTCTTCCACCATGATAGCTTTGGACTTTTCTTGCATTAAAAGACATTTAAATAAAAAGTCAACCCTACCTCTCTGTATCCAACTATAACCACTCTTCATTTTCAATCCAACGGCTCTACTCTTCCTTTTgactttttgtttttcatttttcttctttctttaatCATTCCCTCTTATTTTTTCTTATCATTATTTTATTCCCTCTGCCCTCGGTTTCTGCTCTACTTATTTACTCTTCCACAGCAATTGTGGGTCCCTACGAAAGAGAACGAAAAAATATAATTGGTCAAATGCGGGTTAATAATGTAATTTTCACAGGCTTGTATGACCAGACCTAAAAGTTTAGTATTGCACACTCACTAATAGACCGAAATAATTTGATATCGGACTCTAAAATAACTCGAATCTGAAATCACCTAACCCAATCTAACCCAGATTTTTGCAAACCCGAAATTAGGCAACCCGCTCCTGACTAGTTGGCCACGTTAGATCATTTTGCCAAGTCTATTCTTAAAGAGGTTCCTAAATTAGCTTAATTGGTATTTCTCAAGACGAACATCTTCTTCataaaatattaagaaaaaaAGGGTACAAATTTTGAGAGATGAAGCAAGTTTCGTGTTTGTCcttaggaattttgtttttgCGTCTTATAATAACCTACTAGTATTTAGGGTCTGTCTAATGTGGAGGAGAAATTAGCACGGCCCAAGCACAAGAAGGTGAACATTATGTCGTGTTGTGCTGTGCCGGTGAAAAAGAAATCATGTTGTGCCATGCTTTGGCGTGCCTAAACAATTCATACATTTCGGCGTTATTTCGTAATTAATAATTTGGGTGTGCTTAAATGTGTCGCGCCGAAGTGGGTCGTGTAATGCTTGGGTTAGGCACGATCTTCTTTCTTAAGTTTTGGCGCAGACACGACTCGGCTTGCCATTCTGTATCGGGTCATTGTCAACCTTGCGCCGTGCTAAAATTGATTATGGGTCGTGTCATATCAACTTTCCACGTGCCAGCGGCCAATTCTAGTCTCAAATTTACATTTCAGATAACTTATTTAGCCATAATTTAACCTAGTTTATTTCATCAACAACTTATTTCAGTGAGTGCcaatttatttttcaaattgaTGATTTTTACGAGAACTACGATTTTCAAAAAACAAAGGATTTGTTGAGCTTGGAACCGTGATCAAGAGATATATATGATCATCAAACATTTGTGCGGTAAATAAAACTCGGACATACAAAAACTCCTAAACTGGATTTGAAAAGTAACTATTTTTCTTTAAATTGTAGTTATTGGAACGACGatcgatttaaaaaaaaaaaaactcgtcATTTTTCAAACTCATAAACACGACTTATGGTCACTAGACTTGTTAACACTCGCTTGACTCATTTATTCCAGTATCATGACCTGAAAATCTTAACCGACAACCTGATGACTTAACTCGTAAAATACAcgttattttaaggtcaaaattCGCCCCAGACGCTTTCGACCTTACGACTTAAATATAACTTTATATTAAACTAATATCAAACGTATAAGACaatatatatttaaaatatttttaatattatatACTCTCTCCTAGTCGCTCATTTTCTACCTTTCCATTTTACACCAAGAAATAAGAAAATGATTTTAGAACATACAAAACACTATATCTCACGTGCAAacgaatttggaccacacaaaccaTTCCAAAAAAGTAAAGGGGGATGAAATGAACGAATTGGAGAGagtatttgaaataataattaaaattcaATAATTTAAGCACTTTAAattattgtaaaataattaaaaccccaatttttatttaactttgatatttttttaataataaaataactaTTAAAATCTCTTAACTTCTGTTATTGTTGACTATAAATAATGTAAATATTAAATATATCTAAATATTGACAACAAATATGATTTACGCTTAATatttattcatttaaaaaatggaaaaaggcctttgtgaattatttttggcCCGTATATTAACCCTACTCAGCCTGTATAATTCGTAAGATCCGAAGCCGGCTTATAATACACCTGAAAATCGCAAGAATAACTCGAATTTTTTTGGTTTAGAAATTGTACCCAACAAGACCTTGTTGCTGAAAATCCTGAATTTTAAATCTGACTTTTGAGTTTTGAATCAAGTAAAAGTCACCATAAATaaccaaaaaaagaaaacaaaaaaagaaaaagcaaAAGAGCCAAATGTCGCATAAGCATTGGAAATAGTGTTTGACCAACTGATAAATTGAAACGACACAAGATGGTTGAGTCATCCCTAGATGCCAtcccttcttttgtgtaaaacGTAGGCCCCACTTTCAATAGTACCTACTTTGACTCTCTCTACCCCTTCCTTCCCCTCACCCCTTTATTATCTCACCCATCTTCCCCTCTTTCCTTTCTTGTTTTCTCCTCCTCTCCCTCTTTCTTCCTCTCTCAATAACTACTTCCAACTATTTCCATCATTTCTCCTTCATCCACCTCATTTCTAAACTCGTTATTATGGCCGTTGACTTTATGGTGAGTAAATACGCTTCTACCTCTAGCACCGACACTTTCGCCGCTAGGATGGAAGAAAACGCCGTTAGAGAAGCCGCCGCTGCCGGGTTACAAAGCGTCGAGAAGCTCATCAAGCTACTGTCGCAAAATGAAGAGGTACAACAAACTCAAATCCACACTAATGATTTTGAGTATAAAGCTGTTGCTGACGTGGCGGTCAACAAGTTTAAGAAGGTTATTTCCCTCCTTGACCGTACTCGAACCGGTCACGCCCGGTTCAGGCGCGGTCCTCTCGCTTTCCCACAAAAACCCGAACCCAAACCCGAACCAGAACCGATTGCACAAGTAGTGCAACCGGTTCCTAAGAAGGAACATAAATTAGTATTAGACAGTAAACCATCTCATGGATCGGCGTTCAGAAGAGTATACAGTTCATCGCAGCTTCAACGGTTACCTCCGCTACCTCACGGTAACACCCACGCGCCACATCTACATAATAACCTGATCGTGCCGAAACCGGTCTCGATGGAGCGGAAGGAATCGTCAACGACGATAAATTTTTCGACTATGCCGCAGATATCTGTATCTGCCGCGGCTTCTTATATATCGTCGTTGACTGGTGAGACGGACAGTGTTCAGCCGTCGATGTCGTCGGGTTTTCAAATTACGAATATGTCTCAAGTGTCTTCTGTTGGTAAACCACCTTTGTCAACTAATTCTTTGAAGAGAAAGTGTAGTTCTATGGATGAAGCTAAGTGTGGTTCTTCTGGTCGTTGCCATTGCTCCAAACGAAggtattcatttgtttacattttatataattaattattatattttgtttattttaattttagtaTTTTTGGGTGATTAATGGTTGATTAATTATTAAATTGCAGAAAGTCAAGGATGAAGAGAGTGGTTAGAGTACCAGCAATAAGCGTGAAGATGGCTGATATTCCACCAGATGATTATTCTTGGAGAAAGTATGGTCAAAAGCCTATTAAAGGATCTCCTCACCCAAGGTTTGTTAATCAATTCACTCATGGCTATTTTAGTAATTTCCGCTCTTAGAAATACGTTTATGAAACTGTTTTACAATAGATCTGGATTAAAGTCGATCATCCTCAACTTTAAATCGATTCCACCTatttcaatcatttatttactttttatgttCTTTTGTGAaagatattttaatcaaaagaTAAACGAATAATACTAATTTCCATCTCTGTTGACCTTCCTTGAATAAGTTGACATAACGTATGATTAGAGTTAAGTAAACTAATGATAAAAGCAATATGTAATAATGATTTAAGTTAGGAAATCATACTCCACACGTCTCAAATTGATAGTTAGGAGGATACATGAACATAACGCATGACATAACAAAAT contains:
- the LOC141586670 gene encoding putative WRKY transcription factor 7; the encoded protein is MAVDFMVSKYASTSSTDTFAARMEENAVREAAAAGLQSVEKLIKLLSQNEEVQQTQIHTNDFEYKAVADVAVNKFKKVISLLDRTRTGHARFRRGPLAFPQKPEPKPEPEPIAQVVQPVPKKEHKLVLDSKPSHGSAFRRVYSSSQLQRLPPLPHGNTHAPHLHNNLIVPKPVSMERKESSTTINFSTMPQISVSAAASYISSLTGETDSVQPSMSSGFQITNMSQVSSVGKPPLSTNSLKRKCSSMDEAKCGSSGRCHCSKRRKSRMKRVVRVPAISVKMADIPPDDYSWRKYGQKPIKGSPHPRGYYKCSSVRGCPARKHVERALDDASMLVVTYEGDHNHPQHVTDATVAAALVLESS